From Nitratidesulfovibrio vulgaris str. Hildenborough, a single genomic window includes:
- a CDS encoding flagellin N-terminal helical domain-containing protein has product MSLVINHNMMAMNAARNLTDSYGRLATSTRRLSSGLRVNTAADDAAGLAIRELMRADISTLRQGIRNANDAISMIQTADGALQIIDEKLIRMKELAEQAATGTYNSDQRLMIESEYQAMASEITRIANATDFNGIHLLNGSLSGVHNGSVLQQSGALKIHFGTGNDSAEDYYYIEIGGATASMLGLGNASALGTEAGGYTISTQSAAQAALAAIDQAIISKDKIRASLGALQNRLENTISNLSIQAENLQSSESRISDVDVATEMTEFVRNQILTQSAVAMLSQANSLPQMAMKLIGG; this is encoded by the coding sequence ATGTCTTTGGTCATCAATCATAACATGATGGCGATGAACGCCGCCCGCAACCTGACAGACAGCTACGGCAGGCTCGCCACCTCGACCCGCCGCCTGTCCTCGGGCCTGCGCGTCAACACCGCCGCCGACGACGCTGCCGGTCTCGCAATCCGCGAACTCATGCGGGCTGACATTTCCACCCTGCGCCAGGGCATCCGTAACGCCAACGACGCCATCTCGATGATCCAGACCGCCGACGGTGCGCTCCAGATCATCGACGAAAAGCTCATCCGCATGAAAGAACTTGCGGAACAGGCGGCAACCGGTACCTACAACTCCGACCAGCGCCTGATGATCGAATCGGAATACCAGGCGATGGCCTCGGAAATCACCCGAATCGCCAACGCGACGGACTTCAACGGCATCCACCTGCTCAACGGATCGCTGTCGGGGGTGCATAACGGCTCCGTCCTGCAGCAGAGCGGGGCGCTGAAGATCCACTTCGGCACCGGCAACGACTCTGCCGAAGACTACTACTACATCGAAATCGGCGGAGCCACGGCCTCCATGCTCGGTCTCGGCAATGCATCTGCACTGGGGACCGAAGCCGGGGGCTACACCATCTCCACGCAGTCTGCGGCGCAGGCGGCCCTTGCCGCCATCGACCAGGCGATCATCTCCAAGGACAAGATTCGTGCCTCGCTCGGTGCCCTCCAGAACCGTCTGGAGAACACCATCAGCAACCTCTCCATCCAGGCCGAAAACCTCCAGTCCTCGGAATCACGCATCTCCGACGTGGACGTCGCCACGGAAATGACGGAGTTCGTCCGAAACCAGATTCTCACCCAGTCGGCCGTGGCCATGCTCTCGCAGGCCAACTCGCTGCCGCAGATGGCGATGAAGCTCATCGGCGGCTAA
- a CDS encoding flagellar protein FlaG, giving the protein MQEESPVAVQGTFVTNPVRPPAEVATSDSAISLRQPRPQTGEERAETKDTSPEKLQERLEALQKHLEEQGAPLHFSIVHDAGRVLVEVTQRDSQKVLMRIPPEGVLQVGADGLPSLGKLLDRRY; this is encoded by the coding sequence ATGCAGGAAGAATCGCCCGTTGCCGTACAGGGCACCTTCGTGACCAATCCGGTGCGCCCCCCGGCTGAAGTCGCCACCTCCGACAGCGCCATCTCCTTGCGACAGCCGCGACCCCAGACCGGTGAAGAGCGCGCCGAAACGAAGGACACCTCGCCCGAGAAGCTTCAGGAGCGTCTTGAGGCGTTGCAGAAGCATCTTGAAGAGCAGGGAGCACCGTTGCACTTCAGCATTGTCCATGATGCCGGAAGAGTGCTCGTGGAGGTGACACAGCGTGACAGCCAAAAGGTTCTCATGCGTATTCCACCCGAAGGGGTTCTTCAGGTGGGTGCCGATGGTCTGCCATCGCTCGGCAAGCTTCTGGACAGGCGCTACTGA
- a CDS encoding STAS domain-containing protein, which produces MTDQEKRTQLEREFLGEALRVLADAGVDLLELEVGGDGVEHAVLGRLSRITQTMRGGAGLLGLNAMHELALVLEAVLDLARHEKLPLDTVVITAIERGMDAFAARFKGMRDSQDAGGTAGRAEVTQAVQLLQGVVRQPADARCISERHVVRGPDVDAVFTMGGHDLRRASREGLRFYVLAFDVEHDLRQKDVSPLGLLVFLQKSGDVVDARFTGVRGGGGGNVGVLFSSILDADLLGAVFQIDASRVFAVDTDAVARGEAAWRERDLPAPDAGKSAMPDEPDSRSIELLLLQYDEAMKRLREQSMQDDFEPYDMNSDTDEKPASQNAGGEFDEVVGMPDTSFDGQEAMPLSGTLSDTVADPVYQAAGAEAEEYATDAPSSGMAGDAMPPLDAPGSYGFFDDAPGVGILTDTPHPVADTLETGEASGSLAGDDAVDDDAAASLLLDLEAEFDAPLLDEADAYAVEPHRIGLAEGGTLDGAASHLSDGLSIADSDLDFFRDDAPPPDQSHLDLPLSERGEKPGGDGIMLDLGFDDAAGDEAPAVDTFPEAPAMPAAAGMGLDASLVDPDVMAAVGAAGGLPPHDEAIAEAVAFPAGTPSATASVPSSPRPVSGTGVAAEPTSGGFDVRESGGSGILILSGELTIERSLAFRDALLEMFDRYQNVRLDLSGVTEVDLTFFQLLRAAVVTAQRRGGTLAGCGVVPAPVSETAHRAGLDAQAVKRAGFEAVLGGMA; this is translated from the coding sequence GTGACGGATCAGGAAAAGCGGACCCAGCTCGAGCGGGAGTTTCTCGGCGAGGCGTTGCGTGTGCTCGCTGACGCGGGAGTCGACCTGCTCGAACTCGAAGTGGGCGGCGATGGTGTCGAACACGCCGTCCTTGGTCGCCTTTCGCGTATCACGCAGACAATGCGCGGCGGTGCGGGGCTTCTGGGGCTCAACGCCATGCACGAGTTGGCCCTCGTGCTTGAAGCCGTGCTCGACCTCGCCCGGCATGAGAAGCTTCCCCTCGATACCGTGGTCATCACGGCCATCGAGCGGGGGATGGATGCCTTCGCCGCGCGCTTCAAGGGAATGCGCGACAGTCAGGATGCCGGGGGGACGGCGGGCCGGGCCGAGGTGACGCAGGCCGTGCAGCTTTTGCAGGGTGTGGTGCGGCAACCAGCGGATGCGCGCTGCATCTCCGAACGGCATGTGGTCAGGGGGCCGGATGTCGACGCCGTATTCACCATGGGCGGGCACGACCTGCGCCGGGCGTCGCGAGAAGGGTTGCGTTTCTATGTACTCGCCTTCGATGTTGAGCACGACCTGCGCCAGAAGGACGTCAGCCCGCTGGGGCTTCTCGTGTTCCTGCAGAAGAGCGGCGATGTGGTGGACGCCCGCTTCACCGGCGTACGTGGTGGAGGCGGGGGGAATGTGGGCGTGCTCTTCTCGTCCATTCTCGACGCAGATTTGCTGGGGGCGGTGTTCCAGATAGACGCCTCCCGCGTCTTTGCCGTGGATACGGACGCAGTGGCGAGGGGGGAGGCCGCTTGGCGCGAACGTGACTTGCCAGCACCGGACGCGGGCAAGTCGGCGATGCCGGATGAACCGGACAGCCGAAGTATCGAACTGTTGCTGCTGCAGTATGACGAGGCCATGAAGCGCCTACGGGAGCAGAGTATGCAGGATGATTTCGAGCCCTACGACATGAACAGCGATACGGATGAGAAGCCTGCTTCGCAGAATGCCGGAGGGGAATTCGACGAGGTCGTGGGGATGCCCGATACGTCGTTCGACGGGCAGGAGGCCATGCCTCTATCCGGCACCCTCTCCGATACGGTGGCAGACCCTGTGTATCAGGCAGCCGGGGCAGAAGCCGAAGAGTACGCTACGGACGCCCCGTCGTCCGGCATGGCTGGTGATGCCATGCCCCCGCTTGATGCACCGGGTAGTTACGGTTTTTTCGATGACGCTCCCGGTGTGGGCATTCTGACCGATACCCCGCATCCTGTGGCGGATACCCTGGAAACCGGAGAGGCCTCAGGCAGTCTGGCGGGGGATGACGCAGTAGACGATGATGCCGCCGCAAGTCTGCTTCTCGACCTCGAAGCCGAGTTCGATGCACCGTTACTCGATGAGGCCGATGCCTATGCCGTTGAGCCGCATCGCATCGGGCTGGCGGAGGGGGGTACGCTTGACGGGGCGGCATCGCACCTTTCCGACGGGCTTTCCATCGCCGATTCCGATCTTGATTTCTTTCGCGACGACGCCCCACCGCCAGACCAGAGTCACCTCGACCTTCCACTTTCGGAACGTGGTGAGAAGCCGGGCGGTGATGGCATCATGCTCGACCTCGGCTTCGATGATGCTGCCGGGGACGAGGCACCTGCCGTCGATACCTTTCCGGAAGCGCCAGCCATGCCAGCTGCTGCAGGCATGGGCCTCGACGCTTCGCTGGTCGACCCTGACGTCATGGCTGCGGTGGGGGCGGCGGGAGGCTTGCCGCCCCATGACGAAGCCATTGCGGAGGCTGTCGCCTTCCCGGCAGGCACGCCCTCTGCCACCGCGTCCGTTCCGTCTTCACCTCGCCCGGTATCCGGCACGGGGGTGGCGGCTGAACCCACCAGTGGCGGTTTCGATGTGCGTGAATCCGGGGGGAGTGGCATCCTTATCCTGTCGGGCGAGTTGACTATCGAGCGGAGTCTCGCCTTTCGGGATGCCCTGCTTGAGATGTTCGACCGGTATCAGAATGTGCGCCTCGACCTTTCCGGGGTGACCGAAGTCGACCTCACTTTCTTCCAGCTTCTGCGGGCTGCCGTCGTGACGGCGCAGCGCAGGGGCGGGACGCTTGCAGGCTGCGGCGTCGTTCCTGCCCCCGTGAGCGAGACGGCCCATAGGGCGGGTCTGGACGCGCAGGCCGTGAAGCGTGCCGGTTTCGAGGCTGTCCTCGGCGGCATGGCCTGA
- a CDS encoding MFS transporter — protein sequence MSTSTETSFRKALPWTAFVALLFMLNYTARSALSPLLVDLERDLAVGHAQATGLLLVQAAGFSASQFVCGFLLARISPGRMVALSLTLSGLCLLGMSLVETLGTARLVFGLFGFMAGLYFPAGMATLSSLVSPRDWGKAVAVHELAPNTSFILLPLFAEAALRHMDWRGVFSVLGSCLALLGLAFALFGRGGRTLAAPPSYAGCREALRTPATWVFIVLFSVCVAGEFATFSVLPVHLVTELHFTETTANQLVSLSRLLCPFAAVAGGWFADRAGAGGIIKGYLLLHGAALSLMALSEPVWVFIGMSAQAFVTAFSFPALFKAFAQSFPAARQPLLLSLTMPVACLIGTGAAPAFLGLCGQHASFGAGFMALGGISVLTLLTLRALPHAALGRG from the coding sequence ATGTCCACCAGCACCGAGACCTCTTTCCGCAAGGCTCTTCCATGGACGGCTTTCGTCGCACTGCTGTTCATGCTCAACTACACCGCGCGTTCGGCCCTTTCTCCCCTGCTGGTCGACCTTGAACGCGACCTTGCCGTGGGACATGCACAGGCCACCGGACTGCTTCTCGTGCAGGCGGCTGGCTTCAGCGCCAGCCAGTTCGTATGCGGTTTCCTTCTCGCACGCATCAGCCCCGGTCGCATGGTCGCACTGTCCCTCACCCTTTCAGGGCTATGCCTGCTTGGCATGTCACTGGTGGAGACTCTCGGAACGGCGCGGCTGGTCTTCGGTCTCTTCGGCTTCATGGCGGGACTGTACTTTCCGGCGGGAATGGCTACCCTGTCCAGCCTTGTCAGCCCTCGCGACTGGGGCAAGGCCGTCGCAGTCCATGAACTGGCACCCAACACCAGCTTCATCCTGTTGCCGCTGTTCGCCGAAGCGGCCCTGCGGCACATGGACTGGCGAGGGGTCTTCTCCGTTCTGGGAAGCTGCCTCGCACTGCTCGGACTCGCCTTCGCCCTCTTCGGACGCGGAGGCCGCACACTGGCGGCACCGCCTTCCTACGCGGGGTGCCGCGAAGCCCTGCGCACACCTGCCACGTGGGTGTTCATCGTGCTGTTCAGCGTCTGTGTTGCGGGCGAATTCGCCACCTTCAGCGTACTGCCAGTTCATCTTGTGACCGAATTGCACTTCACCGAGACGACGGCCAACCAGCTTGTCTCGTTGTCACGGCTGCTATGCCCGTTTGCGGCAGTCGCCGGAGGATGGTTCGCCGACAGGGCGGGGGCGGGTGGCATCATCAAGGGCTATCTGCTCCTGCACGGCGCTGCGCTGTCACTCATGGCCCTGTCTGAGCCGGTATGGGTCTTCATCGGCATGAGCGCCCAGGCCTTCGTGACGGCCTTCTCGTTTCCTGCGCTGTTCAAGGCTTTCGCACAGAGCTTTCCGGCTGCACGCCAGCCGCTTCTCCTCTCGCTGACCATGCCGGTGGCATGTCTCATCGGCACGGGCGCAGCCCCGGCGTTTCTGGGGCTGTGCGGGCAGCACGCCAGCTTTGGCGCGGGGTTCATGGCACTGGGCGGGATTTCGGTTCTCACGCTCTTAACCCTTCGGGCGCTGCCCCATGCCGCCCTTGGCAGAGGCTGA
- a CDS encoding phosphotransacetylase family protein: MAAGIYVGSTSGYSGKNMVIMGLGLRLQKDGYDVGYMKPVGAMPHERGGVLGDEDAFFVQDVLGLDEPAEKVTPVLVTQDFKVKAFSGQCEDYMPAITSAYRDLSSRHDVMVVAGSGSMYSGRYCNVDGIRVVKELGIKAIIIDRLHKELNYDYLVVLKDTLGDNLAGVILNDIPGNFMNEVDGLIKPFLERNGVRVVGVIPKDPLMGAIKVGDLAERLGGKVISAQNKSDKVVENFLIGTMQVENFMTHFRKNKNSAVIVGGDRSDVQLVALEGNCPCLVLTGNLYPNDIILTRSEILNTPIVVVRDDTYTVAKKMEAILSRHKLRDVIKIRQGAQLVSSSIDFEYIKEAAGL, translated from the coding sequence ATGGCCGCTGGCATCTATGTAGGGTCGACCTCTGGCTACTCGGGCAAGAACATGGTCATCATGGGCCTTGGCCTCCGCCTCCAGAAGGACGGCTACGACGTCGGCTACATGAAGCCCGTAGGGGCCATGCCGCATGAGCGCGGCGGTGTGCTGGGCGATGAAGACGCCTTCTTCGTGCAGGACGTGCTGGGACTCGACGAACCCGCCGAAAAGGTGACACCCGTACTCGTCACGCAGGACTTCAAGGTCAAGGCGTTCAGCGGGCAGTGCGAAGACTACATGCCAGCCATCACCTCCGCCTACCGCGACCTTTCCTCGCGCCATGACGTGATGGTCGTCGCAGGTTCGGGAAGCATGTACTCGGGCCGCTACTGCAATGTGGACGGCATCCGGGTGGTGAAGGAACTTGGCATCAAAGCCATCATCATCGACCGCCTGCACAAGGAACTCAACTACGACTACCTCGTCGTTCTCAAGGACACGCTGGGGGACAACCTCGCAGGTGTCATTCTCAACGACATCCCCGGCAACTTCATGAACGAGGTCGACGGACTCATCAAGCCGTTCCTCGAACGCAACGGTGTGCGCGTGGTCGGCGTCATCCCCAAAGACCCGCTGATGGGAGCCATCAAGGTGGGAGACCTCGCCGAACGACTCGGCGGCAAGGTCATCTCCGCGCAGAACAAGTCCGACAAGGTCGTCGAGAACTTCCTCATCGGAACCATGCAGGTCGAGAACTTCATGACGCACTTCCGCAAGAACAAGAACTCGGCGGTCATCGTCGGGGGCGACAGGTCGGACGTGCAACTGGTGGCGCTTGAGGGCAACTGCCCCTGCCTTGTGCTCACGGGCAACCTGTACCCCAACGACATCATCCTCACGCGCTCCGAAATCCTCAACACGCCCATCGTGGTCGTCCGGGACGATACGTATACCGTCGCCAAGAAGATGGAAGCCATCCTCTCACGGCACAAACTGCGCGACGTGATCAAGATACGGCAGGGAGCACAACTGGTCAGTTCCTCCATCGATTTCGAATATATCAAGGAAGCAGCCGGACTTTGA
- the rnc gene encoding ribonuclease III: protein MWARTAAWVFGLPETLREICYRRDNVKPVDELQKTIGHRFGDMELLLTAMTHSSWANEQAVPVEHNERLEFLGDAVLELCVSEELFRRFPSAREGDLTRMRSRLVSKPSLEGVARELRLDMSLRLGKGEESQGGRERGSLLSDALEAMLGAVFLDAGYIAAKGVVMRILGPHFPEALVPVRTKDYKSQLQELTQKLFRDRPVYTLLGSSGPEHDKQFDVRVVLPDGTVFEATGPSMKRAEQMAAARAVATLDK from the coding sequence ATGTGGGCAAGAACTGCCGCATGGGTCTTTGGCCTTCCAGAGACCCTCAGGGAAATCTGTTACCGGAGAGACAATGTGAAACCTGTCGACGAGCTTCAGAAAACCATAGGCCACCGATTCGGTGACATGGAACTTCTACTGACTGCCATGACGCACAGCTCATGGGCCAATGAACAGGCCGTTCCCGTGGAACACAATGAACGTCTGGAGTTTCTCGGTGACGCGGTGCTGGAGCTCTGCGTTTCCGAGGAGCTGTTCAGGCGTTTTCCGTCAGCCCGCGAAGGCGACCTGACGAGAATGCGGTCGCGGCTCGTCAGCAAGCCTTCTCTGGAAGGCGTAGCCCGCGAGCTTCGTCTTGATATGTCACTGCGTCTGGGGAAAGGGGAAGAGAGTCAGGGGGGGCGCGAGCGTGGTTCTCTGCTCAGCGATGCACTCGAGGCCATGCTTGGCGCGGTGTTTCTGGATGCCGGCTACATCGCCGCGAAAGGTGTGGTCATGCGGATTCTCGGCCCGCACTTTCCGGAAGCCCTCGTGCCCGTTCGCACCAAGGACTACAAGAGCCAGTTGCAGGAACTGACGCAGAAGCTCTTTCGCGACCGCCCGGTGTACACGCTTCTTGGAAGCAGTGGGCCTGAACATGACAAGCAGTTCGATGTGCGGGTCGTGTTGCCCGACGGAACGGTCTTCGAGGCCACAGGTCCGAGCATGAAGCGTGCGGAACAGATGGCCGCGGCACGAGCTGTTGCCACCCTCGACAAGTGA
- a CDS encoding TIGR03960 family B12-binding radical SAM protein, with protein sequence MRELLSLLPKPSRYTGIEEGSVHKRREDVAIHCALAFPDMYEVGMSYLGQKILYGILNDREDIWAERVFTPCREAGAILRSHNAPLSTLESDTPLAALHLVGFSITHELCYTNILYMLDLAGIPLRSADRGDDLAAWPIIMAGGGCTLAAEPMAPFLDLMVLGEGEEVQVEIIDLLAKARSEGWSRTRYLEAASSIPGVYVPAFFADDAQGATPAPLRQGYDKVVRRIIADMDNARYPAAQLVPFGAVHNRLALEIGRGCTRGCRFCQAGMTYRPARERSVPNLQALLEDCLARTGYDDVSFLSLSTGDFSALKTLFMQTVDRCAEEQVSVSLPSLRVGSIDDDIMRRMAGIRRTGATLAPEAGSQRLRDVINKGVTEEGLMLHVRKLFEHGWQQVKLYFMLGLPTETYEDLDAIVDLCRKVRDAAGRGVRRLQVTAAVSPFVPKPHTPFQWEAQISLEEIRARVGYLRDAFRREKGLKLRWHEPEMSFLEGIFSRGDRRLAPVVESAFRKGAIFSSWMEGFDLAPWLEAMNEHGLSPDEYTCARDIDAPLAWAHLDSGVSREFLLRERERALSLKTTPDCRYSGCRVCGVCDTKAGPSRLDRLPGVEAYANRLNFEQRDQQSHEPTLDDNGQVVRHEAPNRPPKLSGDLVHKASQYRIWYTKEDMAVFLSQLELQTIFERALRRAGLPPAFSQGFHPLPLLSFGRALPVGVASRAEWFTIILRERFTADEVRQRLEGRLPKGMRVTFVEEQLPSKRHPQPVVEVFTLRYLAPEEMQPTFIDAWRTFAACEAFEWTRDTKKGQRTGDIRPLFRDITFEDDGSLTLRLDWTDFYMSPLALARAVFPEAAINELAMTKLEQHFEPA encoded by the coding sequence ATGCGCGAACTGCTTTCCCTGCTGCCGAAGCCCAGCCGTTATACCGGCATCGAAGAGGGCTCGGTCCATAAACGGCGTGAAGATGTGGCCATCCACTGTGCGCTCGCCTTCCCCGACATGTATGAAGTAGGCATGTCCTACCTCGGCCAGAAGATTCTCTACGGCATTCTCAACGACCGCGAGGACATCTGGGCCGAACGGGTATTCACCCCCTGCCGCGAAGCTGGCGCCATACTCCGCAGCCACAACGCGCCGCTGTCCACGCTCGAATCGGATACACCGCTTGCGGCCCTGCATCTTGTCGGCTTCAGCATCACGCACGAGCTTTGCTACACCAACATCCTGTACATGCTCGACCTTGCGGGTATTCCGTTGCGTAGCGCAGACCGGGGCGACGACCTTGCTGCATGGCCCATCATCATGGCGGGCGGCGGCTGCACCCTCGCTGCCGAACCCATGGCACCCTTTCTCGACCTCATGGTACTCGGTGAAGGCGAAGAGGTTCAGGTCGAAATCATCGACCTGCTTGCCAAGGCCCGTAGCGAGGGCTGGTCTCGCACACGCTATCTCGAGGCGGCCTCATCCATTCCGGGTGTCTACGTGCCCGCCTTCTTCGCCGATGACGCACAGGGCGCCACGCCTGCCCCGTTGCGACAGGGCTATGACAAGGTCGTGCGACGCATCATCGCCGATATGGACAATGCCAGATACCCGGCGGCGCAACTCGTCCCCTTCGGGGCCGTGCACAACCGTCTCGCACTGGAGATAGGACGCGGCTGCACACGCGGCTGCCGCTTCTGTCAGGCGGGCATGACCTACCGTCCGGCGCGTGAACGGAGCGTCCCGAACCTTCAAGCGTTACTTGAAGACTGTCTGGCCCGCACCGGGTACGACGACGTCTCCTTCCTCTCCCTCAGCACCGGTGACTTCTCCGCGCTGAAGACCCTGTTCATGCAGACCGTCGACCGCTGCGCAGAGGAGCAGGTCTCGGTCTCCCTGCCTTCGTTGCGCGTCGGTTCCATCGACGACGACATCATGCGCCGCATGGCGGGCATCCGTCGTACGGGGGCGACACTGGCCCCGGAAGCCGGAAGCCAGCGGCTGCGCGACGTCATCAACAAGGGCGTCACCGAAGAAGGGCTGATGCTGCATGTCCGCAAGCTCTTCGAACACGGCTGGCAGCAGGTGAAGCTGTACTTCATGCTGGGCCTGCCCACCGAGACCTATGAAGACCTCGACGCCATCGTCGACCTGTGCCGCAAGGTGCGTGACGCAGCGGGACGGGGTGTTCGCAGGCTTCAGGTCACCGCAGCCGTCTCGCCCTTCGTGCCCAAGCCGCACACCCCCTTCCAGTGGGAGGCCCAGATTTCGCTTGAAGAGATTCGGGCGCGCGTCGGCTACCTGCGCGATGCCTTCCGCCGCGAGAAGGGGCTCAAGCTTCGCTGGCATGAACCCGAGATGAGCTTTCTGGAAGGCATCTTCTCACGCGGCGACAGGCGACTCGCCCCCGTCGTGGAGAGCGCCTTCCGCAAGGGGGCCATCTTCAGCAGCTGGATGGAGGGCTTCGACCTTGCCCCGTGGCTGGAGGCCATGAACGAACACGGTCTTTCACCTGACGAATACACCTGCGCCCGCGACATCGACGCCCCGCTTGCGTGGGCTCATCTCGACTCGGGGGTCTCGCGCGAATTCCTGCTGCGTGAACGTGAACGCGCCCTGTCGCTCAAGACAACGCCCGACTGCCGCTATTCCGGATGCCGCGTGTGCGGGGTTTGCGACACCAAGGCCGGCCCCTCGCGCCTCGACAGGCTGCCGGGTGTGGAGGCCTACGCCAATCGCCTCAATTTCGAACAGCGCGACCAGCAATCGCATGAGCCGACACTGGACGATAACGGACAGGTCGTGCGCCACGAGGCCCCCAACCGCCCGCCGAAGCTGTCAGGAGACCTTGTCCACAAGGCGTCCCAGTACCGCATCTGGTACACCAAGGAAGACATGGCCGTGTTCCTCAGCCAGCTGGAACTTCAGACCATCTTCGAAAGGGCGCTGCGGCGTGCGGGACTTCCCCCGGCCTTCTCGCAAGGCTTCCACCCCCTGCCACTGCTCTCGTTCGGCCGCGCGCTGCCCGTAGGCGTGGCCAGCCGCGCGGAGTGGTTCACCATCATCCTGCGTGAACGCTTCACGGCTGACGAAGTGCGGCAGCGTCTTGAAGGGCGTCTGCCCAAGGGGATGCGCGTGACCTTCGTCGAGGAACAGCTTCCCAGCAAACGCCATCCCCAGCCGGTGGTCGAGGTCTTCACGCTTCGCTATCTGGCCCCCGAAGAGATGCAGCCGACGTTCATCGACGCATGGCGAACCTTCGCTGCATGCGAAGCCTTCGAGTGGACCCGAGACACCAAGAAGGGACAGCGCACCGGAGACATCCGCCCGCTGTTCAGGGATATCACGTTCGAAGACGACGGTTCGTTGACATTGCGTCTGGACTGGACGGACTTCTACATGTCGCCCCTCGCCCTTGCACGCGCCGTCTTCCCCGAGGCCGCCATCAACGAACTCGCCATGACCAAGCTGGAACAGCACTTCGAACCGGCCTAA